The Thermodesulfobacteriota bacterium DNA window AGAAGGCGGACCTTTCCATGTTGAAGATAGAGACGGACTATGATGTTTCAGAGAAGGGGCCATTCAGGACAAGGATTGAGGCATTTGTTGAGATGTTGAACAAGAAGCGTGGTCGCAAACTTTAGGAAAAGAGGGTGGCCAATGTATACAGATTTCTTGAAGTTATGTGGGTATGAGGATGATGAACTGAAGAAGGAGATGCCCAGGATAGAAAAGGCTTTTGATAAACTTGGAATAGGAAAAGAGGATATAGTACGGGCAGAAGCAAGGCTTCAGAACAACTTTCATATTGAGCTTGAGGGCATACGGAAGCTGTTACGGGTATGGATGGAGGAGCTTGTATCCTTGCCCTTGTGTCGGGAGGAGTACAAGAAGGTTGTTTATACCGACTGGCCTTTCCCAGGCGCTATGATGTTCGCGCTTCAAAAGCTTTCGGGTGACGTGTATACAACGACCATAGCACAGGTACTTAACCTCACTATGGGCGCGATCTTTGACAAACTCAGTCCCATTCTTGAGGCAGGTGAGAAGACCGGGCTGGGGGTAGGAGAGGCCCATTGTGCCCTCTGGCAGACGCACATAGGGGCAATTGAACTGGGGATAATACCCAAACCCGATCTGATGGTTTCAGCTGGTTGGTACTGTGATCAGCCCGCGGAGGCAGACCAGCTCCTGGCAGAGCTCTATGGCATCC harbors:
- a CDS encoding 2-hydroxyacyl-CoA dehydratase family protein — translated: MLKIETDYDVSEKGPFRTRIEAFVEMLNKKRGRKL